One genomic window of Spirochaetia bacterium 38H-sp includes the following:
- a CDS encoding glycoside hydrolase family 3 C-terminal domain-containing protein, with the protein MDFYFNDDAARRIDEDVRCIVSSLSLHQKVMLLSGKDYWSTWAFPEAGLDAVVMTDGPNGVRIGNESSSRPKDGFATAFPTGIAMASCWDVDLMYKIGAVLAHESLANDCDVLLGPCVNIVRFPLGGRNFETFSEDPLLAGKLGASYVRGLQDNGVAACLKHFALNNQEHERTRVSVEVEERALREIYLRVFEIVIREANPWTVMCSYNRIRGEYASSNSYLLRDVLKGEWAYDGVVMSDWGANHEVYGSLAAGLDLEMPGPALYRGYLLEEAVKNWQIDESVVDEAVERLVRLAKRLAFYREKNKNRSFFLSDAGQAELAFRVAAESCVLLKNENSVLPLDTTDIKRLAVLGPCADVAVYGGGGSSIVNCARTTTPLDGLREFLPDDVEIVYHEGASNRVRADRFSFAGLEVSWDDKSGFIEEYFPNRLFLGEPVSVRHVEAIDFWKLFPPVDEIDTNNFSVRWKGKVRAKKSGDYVFKLSYQGDFSFYIDGNCVVSDSNWKASPPYPFFTVKKYPVSLTAGREYEFCVELANATEDERSAMILQALYMESPEEQHKKIADAVSVAKSCDRVLVFLGHPVGYETEGADRDDMRLPGAQDKLVEELCKVRDDVVVVLNTGSPVEMPWIDDVAAVIQAHFYGQEGGRAVAAVLTGDVNPSGRLTVTYPMRYEDNPAYINYPGAKTVNYGEGIFVGYRYYMSKNIPVLFPFGHGLSYTSFSYSALNISGNVEEGIIVSVDVENTGDVDGAEVVQVYVRDIESSEVRPSIELAGFSRLELQRGEKKRVEIALDKRSFMFYSDKKKDWLLEKGDFEILVGASCSDIRLRGNVTV; encoded by the coding sequence ATGGTTTTGCTACTGCGTTTCCTACGGGTATTGCTATGGCATCTTGCTGGGATGTTGATCTCATGTATAAGATTGGTGCTGTGCTGGCTCATGAGAGTCTTGCTAATGACTGCGATGTTCTTCTAGGTCCCTGTGTTAATATTGTACGTTTTCCTCTGGGAGGCAGAAACTTTGAGACTTTTTCCGAGGATCCTTTGCTTGCTGGTAAGCTTGGTGCCTCTTATGTACGCGGATTACAGGATAATGGTGTTGCTGCCTGTCTTAAGCATTTTGCTCTCAATAATCAGGAGCATGAGCGTACAAGGGTTAGTGTGGAGGTTGAGGAGCGGGCTTTACGCGAGATTTATCTAAGAGTGTTTGAGATTGTTATCCGGGAGGCCAATCCCTGGACTGTTATGTGTTCTTATAACAGGATAAGGGGAGAGTATGCCAGCAGCAACTCTTATCTTCTCCGAGATGTGCTTAAAGGTGAATGGGCTTATGATGGTGTTGTCATGTCCGATTGGGGTGCCAATCATGAGGTGTATGGGAGTCTTGCTGCTGGTCTTGATCTTGAGATGCCTGGGCCTGCCCTCTACAGGGGCTATTTGCTTGAGGAGGCTGTCAAAAACTGGCAGATAGATGAGTCTGTTGTTGATGAGGCTGTTGAGAGGCTTGTGAGGCTTGCAAAAAGGCTTGCTTTCTATCGGGAAAAGAACAAGAATCGGAGCTTTTTCCTCTCAGATGCTGGACAGGCTGAGCTTGCCTTTAGGGTTGCTGCGGAGTCCTGTGTGTTGCTAAAAAACGAGAATAGTGTTCTCCCTCTTGATACTACAGACATAAAGAGGCTTGCCGTACTTGGTCCCTGTGCTGATGTTGCTGTCTATGGTGGTGGTGGTAGTTCAATTGTCAATTGCGCAAGAACAACTACTCCTCTTGATGGCCTCAGGGAGTTTTTGCCGGATGATGTGGAGATTGTTTACCACGAGGGTGCTTCCAACAGGGTGCGAGCTGATAGGTTTTCTTTTGCAGGGCTTGAGGTGTCTTGGGATGATAAGTCAGGATTTATAGAAGAGTATTTTCCCAATAGGTTATTCTTGGGAGAGCCTGTTAGTGTTCGTCATGTTGAGGCTATTGATTTTTGGAAACTTTTCCCCCCTGTTGATGAGATTGATACCAATAATTTTTCTGTAAGGTGGAAGGGAAAAGTAAGAGCAAAAAAGAGTGGGGACTATGTTTTTAAGCTTTCTTATCAGGGGGATTTCTCTTTTTATATAGATGGAAATTGCGTTGTTTCTGATAGCAACTGGAAGGCTAGTCCTCCGTATCCCTTTTTTACTGTCAAAAAATATCCTGTTAGTCTCACAGCTGGACGGGAGTATGAGTTTTGTGTGGAGCTTGCCAATGCTACGGAAGATGAGCGTTCTGCTATGATTTTACAGGCGCTTTATATGGAGAGTCCGGAAGAGCAGCATAAAAAGATTGCCGATGCGGTTTCTGTTGCAAAATCCTGTGACAGGGTACTTGTTTTTCTCGGACATCCTGTGGGCTATGAAACAGAGGGAGCCGACAGAGATGATATGAGACTTCCGGGTGCTCAGGATAAGCTCGTGGAAGAGTTGTGTAAGGTCAGAGATGATGTGGTAGTTGTTCTCAATACAGGTTCTCCCGTGGAGATGCCATGGATAGATGATGTTGCTGCTGTTATTCAAGCTCATTTTTATGGTCAGGAAGGTGGCAGAGCTGTTGCTGCTGTCCTTACAGGTGATGTTAATCCATCGGGAAGGCTTACAGTAACATATCCCATGAGATATGAGGATAATCCTGCGTATATCAATTATCCAGGTGCAAAGACTGTCAATTATGGAGAGGGAATCTTTGTGGGGTACCGGTATTATATGAGCAAAAATATCCCTGTTTTGTTTCCTTTTGGGCATGGGCTTTCTTATACGTCTTTTTCTTATTCTGCTCTTAATATATCTGGTAATGTCGAAGAGGGAATAATTGTTTCTGTGGATGTTGAGAATACGGGTGATGTGGATGGTGCGGAGGTTGTTCAAGTTTATGTAAGGGATATCGAGTCTTCCGAGGTAAGGCCCAGTATTGAGCTTGCAGGGTTTTCCAGACTTGAGTTGCAAAGGGGAGAGAAGAAAAGAGTTGAGATAGCTCTTGATAAGCGCTCATTTATGTTCTACAGCGATAAGAAAAAGGATTGGCTGCTTGAGAAGGGTGATTTTGAAATACTTGTTGGCGCTTCCTGTTCTGATATAAGGCTTAGGGGTAATGTGACCGTGTAG
- a CDS encoding transcriptional regulator, producing MEDPAYIDIMIHEPARLKIMSSLMGISEGDMADFSLLKKLTGLSDGNLSVQLRRLEDCGYVLIDKRFVGRKPKTFVSISDRGRRAFYSYVDTLEKIINAATENQKKDVK from the coding sequence ATGGAGGATCCTGCTTATATCGATATAATGATTCATGAGCCCGCAAGGCTTAAAATAATGTCTTCCCTTATGGGAATTTCAGAAGGAGATATGGCTGATTTTTCGCTTCTTAAGAAGCTTACCGGACTCAGTGATGGAAACTTGAGTGTGCAGCTAAGAAGGCTTGAAGACTGTGGTTATGTGCTGATAGACAAACGTTTTGTTGGAAGAAAGCCTAAAACCTTTGTTAGTATAAGCGATAGAGGACGCAGAGCTTTTTACTCTTATGTTGATACTCTGGAAAAAATAATCAATGCTGCTACAGAAAACCAGAAAAAAGACGTAAAATAG
- a CDS encoding LacI family DNA-binding transcriptional regulator — MITQKEVAKRAGVSVMTVSRVINGNPNVKEETRKKILRIIEELDYHPNSAARSLSSSKIGSIGIVAPLANNIGLESNPYFIGLLRGIEWEGINRGFDILISTQRRHGENDFPFFRLFFEKKADGLIFLSANFTEKEIKTIQEKKIPCCIVGEKQISADIPVVDSKNREAMKTLVQHLIELGHKKIGFLHSAIRTYHMEERFAGFQEAIRENNIDFDPDWLYYGDFTEESGAQALDTLLSRKSRPTAIVCGTDSMALGVIRRARELGIKIPEDLSVTGFDCTPESRVVHPSLATMAQPLVDMGRTAAEILIDILEKRDPPPSRIEFDIPFVDGESITEI, encoded by the coding sequence ATGATAACCCAGAAAGAAGTCGCAAAAAGGGCAGGTGTATCCGTTATGACCGTATCCCGTGTAATCAACGGAAACCCCAATGTAAAAGAAGAAACAAGGAAAAAAATTCTTAGAATAATAGAAGAACTAGATTATCATCCCAATAGTGCAGCAAGAAGCCTATCCAGCAGCAAAATAGGCAGTATAGGAATAGTAGCACCTCTTGCCAACAACATAGGGTTGGAATCAAACCCGTATTTTATCGGTCTTTTGAGAGGAATAGAATGGGAGGGAATAAACAGAGGATTTGACATATTGATATCAACCCAAAGGCGGCACGGAGAAAACGATTTTCCGTTTTTCAGGTTGTTTTTTGAAAAAAAAGCAGACGGTCTGATATTTCTCTCGGCAAACTTCACTGAGAAAGAAATAAAAACAATTCAGGAGAAGAAAATACCCTGCTGTATAGTAGGAGAAAAACAAATATCAGCAGATATACCAGTAGTGGACTCAAAAAACCGTGAAGCAATGAAAACACTGGTACAGCACCTTATAGAACTTGGTCACAAAAAAATAGGCTTCCTGCACTCCGCAATAAGGACATACCACATGGAAGAGCGTTTTGCAGGCTTTCAGGAGGCCATAAGAGAAAACAATATCGACTTCGATCCTGACTGGCTATATTATGGAGATTTTACAGAAGAAAGCGGCGCTCAGGCACTGGATACTCTTCTCTCCCGCAAAAGCCGTCCTACAGCCATAGTCTGCGGTACCGACTCCATGGCACTCGGGGTAATAAGACGTGCACGCGAGTTGGGCATAAAGATACCTGAGGACCTATCTGTAACAGGCTTTGACTGTACCCCGGAAAGCCGCGTAGTACACCCCAGCCTTGCAACCATGGCACAACCCCTCGTAGATATGGGCAGAACAGCCGCAGAGATTCTTATAGATATACTGGAAAAAAGAGACCCCCCCCCTTCTCGGATAGAATTTGACATACCGTTTGTAGACGGAGAAAGCATAACAGAAATCTAA